One stretch of Lucilia cuprina isolate Lc7/37 chromosome 6, ASM2204524v1, whole genome shotgun sequence DNA includes these proteins:
- the LOC111682390 gene encoding GTP cyclohydrolase 1 isoform X2: MKQLTSETQNIGKNNVSMAHNGHNQHQHQTSENQKHLMQFNTNNSSSESNTNGSNAITITSTSTTTTTANKSGLHLSFVANANESIGSVNCKQCQIGHENCTFHHDLELDHKPPTREALLPDMARSYRLLLGGLGENPDRQGLIKTPERAAKAMLFFTKGYDQSLEDVLNGAVFDEDHDEMVVVKDIEMFSMCEHHLVPFYGKVSIGYLPCNKILGLSKLARIVEIFSRRLQVQERLTKQIAVAVTQAVQPAGVAVVVEGVHMCMVMRGVQKINSKTVTSTMLGVFRDDPKTREEFLNLVNSK; encoded by the exons atgaaacaattaACAAGTGAAACACAGAACATTGGGAAAAATAACGTTTCCATGGCACATAATGGCCATAATCAGCATCAGCATCAAACGAGCGAGAATCAGAAACATTTAATGCAATTTAacaccaacaacagcagcagcgaGAGTAACACAAACGGTAGCAATGCCATCACCATCACCAGCACCTCCACAACCACAACCACCGCCAACAAATCTGGCCTTCACTTGAGTTTTGTGGCCAATGCAAATGAGAGTATTGGTAGTGTAAATTGTAAACAATGTCAAATAG GCCACGAAAACTGTACCTTCCACCATGATCTTGAATTAGATCACAAACCACCTACAAGAGAAGCTCTATTACCTGATATGGCCCGATCATATCGTTTACTTTTAGGTGGTTTGGGAGAAAATCCTGATCGTCAGGGTCTAATTAAAACACCCGAAAGGGCAGCGAAGGCAATGCTTTTTTTCACTAAAGGTTATGACCAAAGCTTAGAAG atgTGCTAAATGGTGCGGTGTTTGATGAAGATCACGATGAAATGGTTGTTGTTAAGGATATCGAAATGTTTTCTATGTGTGAACATCATTTAGTGCCCTTTTATGGTAAGGTGTCTATTGGCTACTTGCCTTGCAACAAAATCTTGGGACTAAGTAAATTGGCAAG aattgtggAAATCTTCTCTAGACGTTTACAGGTTCAAGAAAGGTTAACTAAGCAAATAGCTGTTGCCGTAACACAAGCTGTTCAGCCAGCTGGTGTGGCAGTAGTTGTAGAAGGAGT GCATATGTGTATGGTTATGCGAGGTGTACAAAAGATCAACAGTAAAACTGTGACATCTACAATGTTGGGAGTTTTCCGAGATGATCCTAAAACGCGagaggaatttttaaatttagttaatagcaaataa
- the LOC111682374 gene encoding uncharacterized protein LOC111682374 produces MDLKRRYSNNNNKVIFKQKDYIGGKKQTSRSKIITQYLTQKDVAPWFRGTSHYHIQGADRLLNALRDDAEQSTTHRVQYCLNLIGLEPIITSKQIMCLMHLSRGNDLVFLWFLMEMHYKTPKHDPNSYSVNEQLICSAICHLDMITTLRELDKILPSGHTSRIEMKKAGLKREALKKSFNKRKKERISTKYVLPYFEEYPRPQQYGKRLLLEIPNFKVNFNMYSRYSNSNHIVQNESNRWYAEYHFNPGKRIVYLIIHETIRNIFYNFKEACARSKTIDVLCDYHKSTKITQTNLEHELRVRRRDKCLKSCFKSNEGKNEQNKNIIELLDHDVQLQLCKFNTQTKRHASQKEASLKTITSDCKIFDVIVANNSSSCCNNMTIIDDKINFKAVDKNNKINKLNNRNEIREIHMKNCGNICKNICNGATNLNPKRGGCLSNTNMNEEVKNLECDNVSDTSMPSDMVFNRTMLHKPFKFDYEKIFVTKFKDDNKTSIKKCFLAALDRNTSNLSNQSSLKYDEAVKKCAENMFENELRNYEDNMRETIEAQTAETLKPLNQYPTLANYNAENYLLMDQMLFDAFQCLRKNPKFVWAQLPDAHKIPMLREWIARRFGKEYTPRERAKSYRMSCKVFRAVVKNNLELSVPNAKHIGTNLFLNYNCRKYLNKKVQHIKNKYYRHLDSSFLEHTRVFWFAMRGYICSNGPPRKTFFAYMPSRLRDIQHLRLWKSSDYRNYKVARNARQHNNFQDAF; encoded by the exons ATGGATCTTAAAAGGCGATAttctaacaacaataataaagtgatatttaaacaaaaagattaTATTGggggaaaaaaacaaacttctaGAAGTAAAATTATAACGCAATATCTTACGCAAAAAGATGTTGCGCCATGGTTTCGTGGAACATCACATTATCATATACAAGGAGCCGACAGGCTCCTCAATGCTTTGCGAGACGATGCAGAACAAAGTACAACACATCGtgtacaatattgtttaaatttaatcgGACTTGAACCTATAATAACATCAAAACAAATTATGTGTTTAATGCATCTAAGTCGTGGCAATGATTTAGTTTTTCTATGGTTTCTCATGGAGATGCATTACAAAACCCCCAAACACGATCCAAACTCATATAGTGTTAACGAACAATTAATATGTTCAGCTATATGTCATCTAGACATGATAACAACTCTCCGGGAATTGGATAAAATTCTTCCAAGTGGCCATACATCAAGAATCGAAATGAAAAAAGCTGGTTTAAAACGCGAAGCACTTAAGAAATCCtttaataaacgaaaaaaagaaagaatttcgACCAAATATGTTTTACCTTATTTTGAAGAATATCCTCGACCTCAACAATATGGCAAACGATTGCTGTTAGAGATACCAAATTTCAAAGTTAACTTTAATATGTACAGTCGCTACAGTAATAGCAATCATATAGTCCAAAATGAATCAAATCGTTGGTATGCGGAATACCACTTTAATCCAGGCAAACGTATTGTTTACTTAATTATACATGAAACCATTAGAAATATATTCTATAACTTTAAAGAGGCCTGTGCAAGGTCCAAAACCATTGATGTATTGTGTGATTACCACAAGTCtactaaaataacacaaaccAATTTAGAGCATGAACTTAGAGTTAGAAGAAGAGATAAGTGTTTAAAATCATGCTTTAAATCCAATGAGGGTAAAAAT gaacagaataaaaatattatcgaACTACTGGACCATGATGTGCAACTGCAACTGTGCAAATTCAACACGCAAACCAAGCGACATGCGTCACAAAAGGAAGCATCACTGAAAACCATTACCAGTGATTGTAAAATATTCGATGTCATCGTGGCAAACAATTCCAGTAGTTGTTGTAATAATATGACTATAATTgatgataaaataaattttaaagcagtggataaaaataacaaaataaataaactgaacAATAGAAATGAGATACGTgaaatacatatgaaaaattgcggaaatatttgcaaaaatatatgcAATGGTGCAACAAATCTAAATCCAAAACGAGGGGGTTGTTTAAGTAATACAAACATGAATGAAGAGGTGAAAAATCTTGAATGCGATAATGTCAGCGATACTTCTATGCCATCCGATATGGTTTTTAATAGGACCATGTTACACAAGCCCTTTAAATttgattatgaaaaaatatttgttacaaaattcaAAGATGATAACAAAACCAGTATAAAGAAATGTTTTCTTGCAGCCTTGGACAGAAACACTTCAAATTTGTCAAACCAATCGAGTCTTAAATACGACGAAGCGGTCAAAAAATGCGCagaaaatatgtttgaaaatgAATTAAGAAATTATGAAGACAATATGAGGGAAACGATTGAAGCACAAACGGCAGAAACACTAAAGCCCCTTAACCAATATCCCACTTTAGCCAATTACAACGCAGAAAATTACTTGTTGATGGATCAAATGTTATTTGATGCCTTTCAATGCTTACGCAAAAATCCAAAGTTTGTATGGGCTCAATTGCCGGATGCTCATAAAATACCAATGCTACGAGAATGGATAGCACGTCGGTTTGGCAAGGAGTATACACCACGGGAAAGAGCCAAATCATATCGAATGTCGTGTAAAGTATTTCGAGCTgtagttaaaaacaatttagaacTCTCCGTACCGAATGCCAAACACATTGGTACTAACCTTTTTCTCAACTACAATTGCCGAAAGTATTTGAACAAAAAG GTGCAACACATTAAGAATAAATACTACCGTCATTTGGATTCATCATTTTTGGAACATACGCGCGTTTTTTGGTTTGCTATGCGCGGATACATTTGTTCTAATGGTCCTCCTCGTAAAACCTTTTTTGCCTACATGCCATCAAGACTTCGAGACATTCAGCATTTACGTTTGTGGAAATCGTCAGACTATCGCAATTATAAAGTTGCTAGAAATGCTCGTCAACACAATAATTTCCAGGATgctttttaa
- the LOC111682390 gene encoding GTP cyclohydrolase 1 isoform X1, whose product MSFTRQLSEMSASELNDAIDDTNFPQAHVLSRGRNNSVCSTSSTSGTSSLMDRNLSQTDEVISGNANVPTTNVASIVGSNNSTVADNNAVVSDIPITTKTNTNRPKLILKTNGINNENETTRSPMTPMTPRTSTTPGHENCTFHHDLELDHKPPTREALLPDMARSYRLLLGGLGENPDRQGLIKTPERAAKAMLFFTKGYDQSLEDVLNGAVFDEDHDEMVVVKDIEMFSMCEHHLVPFYGKVSIGYLPCNKILGLSKLARIVEIFSRRLQVQERLTKQIAVAVTQAVQPAGVAVVVEGVHMCMVMRGVQKINSKTVTSTMLGVFRDDPKTREEFLNLVNSK is encoded by the exons ATGAGTTTTACGCGACAATTGTCGGAAATGAGTGCCAGTGAATTGAACGATGCCATCGATGATACCAATTTTCCACAAGCTCATGTCCTTTCACGTGGCCGTAACAATAGTGTTTGTTCAACAAGTAGCACTTCAGGCACTTCTTCTCTAATGGACCGCAATCTATCGCAGACCGATGAAGTTATAAGTGGAAATGCGAATGTTCCAACAACAAATGTTGCTTCAATTGTTGGCAGCAATAATAGTACTGTCGCTGACAATAATGCTGTTGTCAGTGACATTCCCATAACCACTAAGACAAACACTAATCGGCCAAAActgattttaaaaacaaacggTATAAACAATGAAAATGAAACAACTAGATCGCCTATGACTCCAATGACACCAAGGACTTCTACAACACCAG GCCACGAAAACTGTACCTTCCACCATGATCTTGAATTAGATCACAAACCACCTACAAGAGAAGCTCTATTACCTGATATGGCCCGATCATATCGTTTACTTTTAGGTGGTTTGGGAGAAAATCCTGATCGTCAGGGTCTAATTAAAACACCCGAAAGGGCAGCGAAGGCAATGCTTTTTTTCACTAAAGGTTATGACCAAAGCTTAGAAG atgTGCTAAATGGTGCGGTGTTTGATGAAGATCACGATGAAATGGTTGTTGTTAAGGATATCGAAATGTTTTCTATGTGTGAACATCATTTAGTGCCCTTTTATGGTAAGGTGTCTATTGGCTACTTGCCTTGCAACAAAATCTTGGGACTAAGTAAATTGGCAAG aattgtggAAATCTTCTCTAGACGTTTACAGGTTCAAGAAAGGTTAACTAAGCAAATAGCTGTTGCCGTAACACAAGCTGTTCAGCCAGCTGGTGTGGCAGTAGTTGTAGAAGGAGT GCATATGTGTATGGTTATGCGAGGTGTACAAAAGATCAACAGTAAAACTGTGACATCTACAATGTTGGGAGTTTTCCGAGATGATCCTAAAACGCGagaggaatttttaaatttagttaatagcaaataa